Within the Mycobacterium gordonae genome, the region GCCCACCCCGTTCACCTTCCTGGGCTGGCACTGGACCCTGCCGCTGGGTGTGGCGATCCTGCTCGCCGCCGTCGTCGGCGGGTTGATCACGGTCGCGGTGGGCACGGCCCGGATCGTTCAGTTGCGCCGCGCGGCCAAGAAGAACCTGACCGCCGCCGTCCGCTAGGCCAGTCTGGCGATCTCGGCGAGTCCCCGCGAGATCAGCGGTGCCACCACCTCGGGGGCGTCGTCGGAGACCTGCCCCTCGGCCTGCTCAGACATGCGGCGACGGAAGTCAATGCCGGCGGCGATGATGGCGAGCTTGAAGTACGCCAGCGCCATGTAGAACTCCCACTGCCCCAGCTGATGCCCGGACACCAGCGAGTACCGGTCGGCCAGTTCGTCGGCCGACGGCAGCAGCGGCGACGTCCAGGCGGCCTGGGTGTCGATGATCAGATCCAGCGCAGGGTCGCGGTAGACGCACATCAGGGCCGCGTCGCTGATCGGATCGCCCAATGTCGAAAGCTCCCAGTCGACGACGGCCCGCACGATGGTCGGGTCGTCGGCGTCCAGGATGGTGTTGTCGATCCGGTAGTCGCCGTGCACGATCGACGTCCTGCTCTGCTGCGGAATGTGTTGCTCCAACGCGGAATGCAGCCGCGCTACGTCGTCGTCGCGGCGGTCCTCCGGCAGCCGCACCAAATCCCATTGCGAGCCCCAGCGGCGCACCTGTCGTTCCAGATACCCGTCGGGTTTACCGAAGTCGCCGAGCCCGATGGCGGGGGGGTCCAGGCTGTGCAGGTCCACGAGCACCCGGATCAGGGAATCTACGCAGCCGTCGATGGAGCGGCGCCCCAGCGATTCCAGCTGGGAACGCCGACGTACCACCTGCCCGGCGACGAACTCGACGATCTGGAACGGCGCACCCAGGACCGTGTCGTCCTCGCACAGCGCGATCGCCCGCGCGACCGGCACCGCCGTGTCCTGCAGCGCGGCCACCACCTTGAACTCGCGGGCCATGTCGTGCGCGGATGGCGTGAGGCCGTGCAAGGGCGGACGGCGCACGATCCAGCTCGTGGCGTCGTCGTACACGCGGAAGGTCAGGTTCGAGCGGCCGCCGGAAATGAACTCGCCGCGCAGCTCCCCCTCCCGCGGGATATCCAGTGAACGCAGATACCCGTCCAGCGCAGCCAGTTCGAGGCCGTCGAGTCGGTCCACGGAAGTCACCGCACTTGTTTACCAAAGCCCGGACGGCCGTGACTCACCAGCGCCATATGTTCGCTCCTCCGCACGCCGCTGCGCGGCGTGCATCGTCGACTCACGCGGCCATATGTTCGCTCCTCCGCACGCCGCTGCGCGGCGTGCATCGTCGACTCACGCCCGCTGGTTTCGGGGCAGCAGATCCCACACGTGCTCGGTGGCATTGACCGTGGCCACGGTCGCCTGCCCGGTCCGGGAGAACAGCAGCCGGGTGACCGAGGCGTAATCGATGGGAAACGACAGCAGCCGGGCCGTCCCCAGAATTTCGTGCAGCACCACGTTGATCACTCCGCCGTGGCTGAACGCGGCGACGGTCTCGTCGGGGTCGGCGGCGGCCACCAGGTCGTCGATCGCACCACGCACCCGGGCACGGAAAGCATCCTCGTCGACGGCGCTGGGCAGGTGCCCCTGGGCCATACGCGCCCACTCGTCGGGGAACTCCGCGCGGATCTGCTCGATCGGAATGTAGGACGTCTGGTCCCGGTCGTATTCGGCCAGCCGATCCTCGATGTCGACGGGCAGCGCGCGGGCCTGGGCGAGCGGCTCCGCGGTCTGTATCGCGCGCCGCTGCGGA harbors:
- a CDS encoding phosphotransferase family protein, with product MTSVDRLDGLELAALDGYLRSLDIPREGELRGEFISGGRSNLTFRVYDDATSWIVRRPPLHGLTPSAHDMAREFKVVAALQDTAVPVARAIALCEDDTVLGAPFQIVEFVAGQVVRRRSQLESLGRRSIDGCVDSLIRVLVDLHSLDPPAIGLGDFGKPDGYLERQVRRWGSQWDLVRLPEDRRDDDVARLHSALEQHIPQQSRTSIVHGDYRIDNTILDADDPTIVRAVVDWELSTLGDPISDAALMCVYRDPALDLIIDTQAAWTSPLLPSADELADRYSLVSGHQLGQWEFYMALAYFKLAIIAAGIDFRRRMSEQAEGQVSDDAPEVVAPLISRGLAEIARLA
- a CDS encoding histidine phosphatase family protein codes for the protein MQLLLVRHALPLRSNHGEGADPELSETGLQQVARLPEALARYPIARVVSSPQRRAIQTAEPLAQARALPVDIEDRLAEYDRDQTSYIPIEQIRAEFPDEWARMAQGHLPSAVDEDAFRARVRGAIDDLVAAADPDETVAAFSHGGVINVVLHEILGTARLLSFPIDYASVTRLLFSRTGQATVATVNATEHVWDLLPRNQRA